One window of candidate division TA06 bacterium genomic DNA carries:
- a CDS encoding DUF86 domain-containing protein, translating into MPKDDRVYAGHMLDMAEKIQELSAENDGLDFSCDQALLYALAHLVQVIGEAARRVSPEFRQRHPQVPWAEIIGMRNKVVHDYLDLDEDILRAVVKGDIPKLIEELKKIGSSPMSVGDFR; encoded by the coding sequence ATGCCAAAGGATGATCGGGTATATGCCGGCCATATGCTGGACATGGCCGAGAAGATTCAAGAGTTGTCAGCCGAAAACGATGGCCTGGATTTTTCCTGCGATCAAGCTCTGCTATACGCCTTGGCCCATTTGGTGCAGGTGATCGGCGAGGCCGCCCGCCGGGTGTCTCCGGAATTCCGGCAGAGGCACCCGCAAGTGCCTTGGGCGGAAATAATCGGCATGCGAAACAAAGTGGTGCATGATTACCTGGATCTGGACGAGGATATTTTGCGGGCAGTAGTCAAGGGTGATATCCCAAAGCTAATTGAAGAATTAAAAAAAATAGGGTCTTCTCCAATGAGTGTGGGTGATTTTAGGTGA
- a CDS encoding nucleotidyltransferase family protein translates to MTQINIPKDKIAELCRKYHVARLSLFGSALGPDFTPNSDVDILVEFEPGHVPGFKFIDIETELSSLLGGRKVDLVTPKLLNRRIRGQVLSSAEICYAKG, encoded by the coding sequence ATGACCCAGATAAACATACCCAAAGATAAGATCGCAGAGTTGTGCCGCAAGTATCATGTGGCGCGACTGTCCCTGTTTGGTTCGGCGCTTGGTCCCGATTTCACGCCAAACAGCGATGTAGACATTTTGGTGGAGTTCGAGCCCGGCCATGTGCCGGGCTTCAAGTTCATTGACATCGAAACGGAACTGTCGTCTTTGCTTGGCGGCCGGAAAGTTGATCTGGTAACTCCAAAGCTCCTTAATCGCCGCATTCGCGGTCAGGTGCTTTCTTCAGCCGAGATCTGCTATGCCAAAGGATGA
- a CDS encoding cofactor-independent phosphoglycerate mutase: MKYLVIIGDGMSDRPVAKLNGRTPLMAANKPAIDRIAREGHCGRLVTVEPEMPPGSEVANLTVLGYDPRECYQGRGVLEAASLGIAIKPSDVAMRCNLICVEDGRIKNHSAGHISSEEARKLIDHVQAKLGSDIARFYPGISYRHLLVLSQGSPDFECFPPHDNVGKPVNELLIKPHTPEATATAGLLNDLILRSHDILANHPVNQKREEEGRDQANYIWPWSPGRKPRMKTFSELYGLSGAVISAVDLINGTGVYAGLDVIPVKGATGLWDTNYEGKADAAVEALKDHDFVYCHVEATDEAGHSKDLELKIKTIEYLDQCLVARIMRRLEEEKIKAVVAVLPDHATSVEMGNHVKDPVPVAIRDPRLPADGVEVYDEESVKSGSLGMMHGDQFIKKLLG, translated from the coding sequence ATGAAATATCTTGTAATAATCGGCGACGGCATGTCCGACCGTCCGGTGGCCAAGCTGAACGGCAGAACCCCCCTGATGGCGGCCAACAAGCCGGCCATCGACCGGATCGCCCGGGAAGGGCACTGCGGCCGGCTGGTGACGGTGGAGCCGGAGATGCCTCCCGGCAGTGAGGTGGCCAACCTGACGGTTCTGGGATACGACCCCAGGGAGTGCTACCAGGGCCGCGGGGTGCTGGAGGCCGCCAGCCTGGGCATCGCCATCAAGCCGTCGGATGTGGCCATGCGCTGCAACCTGATTTGTGTTGAGGACGGCAGAATCAAGAATCACTCGGCCGGGCATATATCCAGCGAGGAGGCCCGGAAGCTCATCGACCATGTCCAAGCCAAGCTGGGCTCGGACATCGCGCGCTTTTATCCCGGCATTTCCTACCGCCACCTGCTGGTGCTGTCGCAGGGCTCGCCGGATTTCGAGTGTTTTCCTCCGCACGACAACGTGGGAAAGCCGGTAAATGAATTGCTGATCAAGCCGCATACTCCAGAGGCCACGGCTACGGCCGGGCTGTTGAACGATCTGATTCTGCGCTCCCACGACATCCTGGCCAATCACCCGGTGAACCAGAAAAGGGAAGAAGAGGGCCGCGATCAGGCCAACTACATCTGGCCCTGGTCTCCGGGGCGCAAGCCGAGGATGAAAACTTTTAGCGAACTCTACGGCCTCTCCGGCGCGGTGATCTCGGCGGTGGACCTGATCAACGGCACCGGCGTCTATGCCGGACTGGATGTGATACCGGTCAAGGGCGCCACCGGACTGTGGGATACCAACTACGAGGGCAAGGCCGACGCCGCGGTCGAGGCCCTGAAGGACCACGACTTCGTCTACTGCCACGTGGAGGCCACCGACGAGGCCGGACACTCCAAGGACCTGGAGCTGAAGATCAAGACCATCGAATACCTGGACCAGTGCTTGGTGGCCAGGATCATGCGCCGGCTGGAGGAGGAGAAGATCAAAGCGGTGGTGGCCGTCCTGCCCGATCATGCCACGTCGGTGGAGATGGGCAACCACGTCAAGGACCCGGTGCCGGTGGCCATTCGCGATCCCCGGCTCCCGGCCGATGGGGTCGAAGTTTACGACGAGGAGTCGGTAAAAAGTGGAAGCCTGGGCATGATGCACGGGGACCAGTTCATAAAGAAGCTGCTGGGCTGA